The following coding sequences are from one candidate division KSB1 bacterium window:
- a CDS encoding low molecular weight protein arginine phosphatase: MSQNSKFNILFVCSGNSCRSPLAEGLLRMKIPSRLQDEVVIKSAGTLGIEGLPAASYSVQIVQEMGGDISGHRSQGVTKELMAEADLVLAMAAEHVEYLHGEYPQYRENVFLLKRFARAANEPGDHEDDDIFDPIGSSKETYRACAEMIDAELERIMPTLINFIQERRRQAHANQA; encoded by the coding sequence ATGAGCCAAAATTCGAAATTTAACATTTTATTTGTTTGCAGCGGCAACAGTTGCCGCAGCCCGCTGGCTGAAGGCCTGTTGCGAATGAAAATACCGTCACGGCTGCAAGACGAGGTTGTGATCAAATCCGCCGGTACCCTCGGCATTGAAGGCCTGCCGGCGGCGAGTTACTCCGTGCAAATTGTGCAAGAAATGGGCGGCGATATTTCCGGCCATCGCTCGCAGGGCGTGACGAAAGAACTCATGGCCGAAGCTGATCTGGTTCTCGCCATGGCCGCCGAGCACGTCGAGTACTTGCATGGTGAATATCCCCAATATCGCGAAAATGTTTTTTTGTTGAAACGTTTTGCCCGCGCCGCCAACGAACCCGGCGATCACGAAGACGACGATATTTTCGATCCCATTGGCTCTTCAAAAGAGACCTATCGCGCTTGCGCGGAGATGATCGATGCGGAACTGGAGCGCATCATGCCGACTTTGATCAATTTCATTCAAGAACGACGGCGGCAAGCGCACGCCAACCAGGCATGA